The sequence below is a genomic window from Proteus vulgaris.
ACCGTTTTTCGATTAACTATCGATACACTGACTTACTATTTGGCGATATTATGCCTCTGAGATTAGAGTGGGCTCGTTACGAAAAAAATGTCGTGACTCAATGGCCATTAGCAACGATTAATCAACAGGCGGGAATATTAACTTATCAGTGGAAACCAGAAGATAAGCAAGCGGATGTACTGTTACGTTTATGGGGTAATTTAACTTCTGGGCATACGAATACTCGTGGTGGTGAACCCAGAGTCTCAAAGGAGGTTGATTATGAAGAACGGTATTTATCTAAATGGGATGCAAAAGTAGATACCCGTTTTATTGATACAGCATCTCTTTATCAAGAGAATAACCGCTATGGCGTGGATTTATCTTCGATATTTAAATTATCACCTCAATTTTCTATTTCATTTTCTAGTAATTATCAATTTGAAAAATTAGACAGTGATGAATTGGAAGTACCTACAGGACTTGATTTTGTTACCTCAGGGCGAGCAGGGCAACGTCATGAAATTAATTTAGCCCTTTCCACAGATTGGAAGCCACTTTCTTGGTTAGCTATTACTGCTGGCGGAAAATATCATTATTATCATTTAACGGATACTTTTTTAAATAATAAGCGACGGAATAACGTAAAAGGTTATGAAAAATCCCCATCAATAAGAGGCTTTATTCTTCCTTATCGACGAACTTTAACTGCTGAGGAATATTTATTATATAGAGCCTACCACAGTATTGATGTAGAGGGTTTACCGGAAGAACTAAAGAATTATCGACGTTATCCAGAAATAGACAAAAAAATACGTGAGTTTGTGCAATCTAAGTTTATTTACCCTGAATATGAAAACTTACCATTAGAAATAAAAGAAAAGATAAAAGTGAATAGAGTTCAAGTTGATATGATGCAGGATGATTTTCTTCGCGATAAACAAGGAAATCTCAACATAAAATCTGCCCAAAAACGTCTTATGATCACGGAACATACAGTCTTACTTTATGATGAAAATGGAGAGTTACCTAAAAGTAAAAACATCTTCTTAAGTGGCTATGTTGATATTAATGAAAAAGTACCTGATCCAATTACAGGTGAACTAGTTAATAAGTATGAAATGGGCGTTTCTAATTCAATACCTATTTATCTTGATTATGATAAAGATAATTTTGCACCAGAGCCCAGTTATCATCATGGCGCATTTTCCCCTTTAGTATCTGCGACGGTTTATGCCAACGATATATTGCGTTTTTATGGACGTTATACTGAGCAGCTACGATTACCTAGTTTATTTGAAGATACCAGTGGTTTTTCTGGGTCAAAAGCGCGTTATTACGGTTTTAAATTAAAACCCGAACGAGCAAAAAGTACTGAGTTAGGTGTTGTGTTTGATTTGACAGATTGGCTAAATGTGGAGCGCCATGCCGATATTAAAATTAATTATTTTCGTACCAATATTGAAAATGTGTTTGATAGAGATGCGAATTGGCAAATTAGGCAATTTGAAAAGCAAATATTAGAGGGGCTGGAGGTTCAAGCTCGCTTTGATAATGGCTTTATTTTTATGGATACGGCTTTAGTTTATAGCCATAAAAATAAAGTATG
It includes:
- a CDS encoding TonB-dependent receptor domain-containing protein, which codes for MHVMLFKKRKIVSIFVSLSLYSPCFYLQAKEDKTDLGHIQISDNKEKDKQGYSHVYEKDVSNVYLGKELLERYQGVSPADLLKSAIGVYSGEARNGGALDPNIRGIQGQGRIPVTVDGTEQAITVYRGYSGASNRNYIDSNLISSIYIEKGPSLTPDMKTGIGGGIAIKTLDIRDIVPIGDSFGINFKGDISNNSTRYKEAYLDMLGDYRNYPYFYHYGSRVVDPALEITPQKNKDWNFHDHSFRLGIGFEEEKFNLLFAYALREKGNYLAGKRNTEAYLETDDMKAIHSIDYKLRLTPYVPFIAHIYRPGNEVPNTSSRNRSFLVKGTLFPESTHRFSINYRYTDLLFGDIMPLRLEWARYEKNVVTQWPLATINQQAGILTYQWKPEDKQADVLLRLWGNLTSGHTNTRGGEPRVSKEVDYEERYLSKWDAKVDTRFIDTASLYQENNRYGVDLSSIFKLSPQFSISFSSNYQFEKLDSDELEVPTGLDFVTSGRAGQRHEINLALSTDWKPLSWLAITAGGKYHYYHLTDTFLNNKRRNNVKGYEKSPSIRGFILPYRRTLTAEEYLLYRAYHSIDVEGLPEELKNYRRYPEIDKKIREFVQSKFIYPEYENLPLEIKEKIKVNRVQVDMMQDDFLRDKQGNLNIKSAQKRLMITEHTVLLYDENGELPKSKNIFLSGYVDINEKVPDPITGELVNKYEMGVSNSIPIYLDYDKDNFAPEPSYHHGAFSPLVSATVYANDILRFYGRYTEQLRLPSLFEDTSGFSGSKARYYGFKLKPERAKSTELGVVFDLTDWLNVERHADIKINYFRTNIENVFDRDANWQIRQFEKQILEGLEVQARFDNGFIFMDTALVYSHKNKVCDKNAFSNYDPFGFLGIKECMTGGYPGGFLRTSLQPKYSVNLHLGTRWFDNKLEIGSRWLYSSEVENKDEKWLKEKLPREMYGRNNNPMRWAKVFTVDAYINYQYSSNLSFEITGSNLLNEYYIDPLTRSGMPAPGRTFRLGVTAQF